A stretch of Crossiella cryophila DNA encodes these proteins:
- the ispG gene encoding flavodoxin-dependent (E)-4-hydroxy-3-methylbut-2-enyl-diphosphate synthase, which produces MTVPLGLPELPPPVLTPRRKTRQLQVGKVGVGSDHPVSIQSMTTTLTSDVNATLQQIAELTAAGCDIVRVACPSQDDADALPAIARKSGIPVIADIHFQPKYVFAAIEAGCAAVRVNPGNIKKFDDRVGEIAQAAKETATPIRIGVNAGSLDPRLLAKHGKATPEALVESALWEASLFAEHDFHNLKISVKHNDPVIMVRAYELLADQCDYPLHLGVTEAGPTFQGTIKSAVGFGALLSQGIGDTIRVSLSAPPVEEIKVATQILQSLNLRPRKLEIVSCPSCGRAQVDVYTLAEQVTAGLEGMEVPLRVAVMGCVVNGPGEAREADLGVASGNGKGQIFVKGKVIKTVPEHQIVETLIEEALRIAEDMEEGTGPPVVSVT; this is translated from the coding sequence ATGACCGTGCCCCTCGGCCTACCCGAACTCCCGCCCCCCGTACTCACCCCTCGCCGCAAAACCCGCCAACTCCAGGTAGGCAAAGTAGGCGTAGGCAGCGACCATCCCGTCTCCATCCAATCCATGACCACCACCCTCACCTCCGACGTCAACGCCACCCTCCAACAAATCGCCGAACTCACCGCCGCAGGCTGCGACATCGTCCGCGTAGCCTGCCCCTCCCAAGACGACGCCGACGCCCTACCCGCCATCGCCCGCAAATCCGGCATCCCGGTAATCGCCGACATCCACTTCCAGCCCAAGTACGTCTTCGCCGCCATCGAAGCCGGCTGCGCCGCCGTCCGGGTAAACCCAGGCAACATCAAGAAGTTCGACGACCGAGTAGGCGAAATCGCCCAAGCCGCAAAGGAAACCGCCACCCCCATCCGCATCGGCGTCAACGCGGGCTCCCTGGACCCCCGCCTACTCGCCAAGCACGGCAAGGCCACCCCCGAAGCCCTGGTCGAATCAGCCCTCTGGGAAGCCTCCCTCTTCGCCGAACACGACTTCCACAACCTCAAGATCTCGGTCAAACACAACGACCCCGTCATCATGGTCCGCGCCTACGAACTCCTGGCCGACCAATGCGACTACCCCCTCCACCTGGGCGTCACCGAAGCGGGCCCCACCTTCCAGGGCACCATCAAGTCAGCAGTCGGCTTCGGCGCCCTGCTCTCCCAAGGCATCGGCGACACCATCCGAGTGTCCCTGTCCGCCCCACCCGTCGAGGAAATCAAGGTAGCCACCCAGATCCTGCAATCCCTCAACCTCCGCCCCCGCAAACTCGAAATCGTCTCCTGCCCCAGCTGCGGCCGCGCCCAGGTAGACGTCTACACCCTCGCCGAACAGGTAACCGCAGGCTTGGAAGGCATGGAAGTCCCGCTACGAGTCGCGGTCATGGGCTGCGTCGTCAACGGCCCAGGCGAAGCCCGCGAAGCCGACCTGGGCGTGGCCTCCGGCAACGGAAAAGGCCAGATCTTCGTCAAAGGCAAGGTAATCAAAACCGTCCCCGAACACCAGATCGTGGAAACCCTGATCGAGGAAGCCCTACGCATAGCCGAGGACATGGAAGAAGGCACAGGCCCCCCAGTAGTCTCAGTAACCTAA
- a CDS encoding 1-deoxy-D-xylulose-5-phosphate synthase, with translation MSLHHISRLRELSATELDRLTAAIRELLITKVCAAGGHLGPNLGVVELTTALHRVFRSPHDRIVFDTGHQSYVHKILTGRADGFDTLRAAGGLAGYPQRAESEHDLVENSHASTALSYADGLAKAHQLRGESDRRVVAVIGDGALTGGLAWEALNNLGGSTRPVVVVLNDNGRSYDPTVGGLADHLTTLRANEPDPGSTLFQRIGLTYLGPVDGHDIPALEAAFRTAVELDRPVLVHCVTQKGRGYLPAETDAADHMHGIGVLDPATGTAKSGGAPSWTSLFGAEMADLGAEHPEVVALTAAMLRPVGLHRFAQRYPDRIFDVGIAEQHAVTSAAGLAMGGLHPVVCLYATFLNRAIDQVLMDVALHQLPVTFVLDRAGITGPDGPSHHGMWDLALLSQVPGMRVASPRDTTQLAALLREAVAVKTGPTALRFPKASAGQDIPARNRMDGLDILYRGEHQPLDVLLVSAGVLAGPALAAAELLAHHHIGVTVVDPRWLFPINPTLVHLAARHRLVVTVEDGLRTGGLGTALAQACADARVATPVHNLGLPAAFLDHGARGDILTACGLDAENIADTVRALFEHPAPLKGLLR, from the coding sequence ATGAGCCTGCACCACATTTCCCGGCTGCGCGAGCTGTCCGCGACCGAACTGGACCGCCTCACCGCCGCCATCCGCGAGCTGCTGATCACCAAGGTCTGCGCGGCAGGCGGCCACCTCGGCCCGAACCTGGGCGTGGTCGAGCTGACCACCGCCCTGCACCGGGTGTTCCGCTCCCCGCACGACCGGATCGTCTTCGACACCGGCCACCAGTCCTACGTGCACAAGATCCTCACCGGCCGCGCCGACGGCTTCGACACCCTGCGTGCCGCGGGCGGTCTGGCCGGGTACCCGCAGCGCGCCGAGTCCGAGCACGACCTGGTGGAGAACTCGCACGCGTCCACCGCACTGTCCTATGCGGACGGTCTGGCCAAGGCCCACCAGCTGCGCGGCGAGTCCGACCGCCGGGTGGTCGCGGTGATCGGCGACGGCGCCCTCACCGGCGGCCTGGCCTGGGAAGCGCTGAACAACCTAGGTGGCTCGACCCGGCCGGTCGTGGTGGTGCTCAACGACAACGGCCGCTCCTACGACCCCACCGTCGGCGGTCTGGCCGACCACCTCACCACGTTGCGCGCCAACGAACCCGACCCAGGCTCGACCCTGTTCCAGCGCATCGGCCTGACCTACCTCGGCCCGGTGGACGGCCACGACATCCCGGCCCTGGAGGCCGCCTTCCGCACCGCCGTCGAACTCGACCGGCCAGTGCTGGTGCACTGCGTGACCCAGAAGGGCCGCGGCTACCTGCCCGCGGAAACCGACGCGGCCGACCACATGCACGGCATCGGCGTGCTGGACCCGGCCACCGGCACCGCCAAGTCCGGCGGCGCACCGAGCTGGACCAGCCTGTTCGGCGCCGAAATGGCCGACCTCGGCGCCGAACACCCCGAGGTCGTCGCGCTGACCGCCGCGATGCTGCGACCCGTTGGCCTGCACCGCTTCGCCCAGCGCTACCCGGACCGGATCTTCGACGTCGGCATCGCCGAACAACACGCCGTCACCAGCGCCGCCGGCCTCGCCATGGGCGGGCTGCACCCGGTGGTCTGCCTGTACGCCACCTTCCTCAACCGCGCCATCGACCAGGTCCTCATGGACGTCGCCCTGCACCAGCTCCCCGTCACCTTCGTCCTGGACCGCGCGGGCATCACCGGCCCCGACGGTCCCTCCCACCACGGCATGTGGGACCTCGCCCTGCTCAGCCAGGTACCCGGCATGCGAGTCGCCTCCCCCCGCGACACCACCCAGCTCGCCGCATTGCTACGCGAGGCGGTCGCGGTGAAAACCGGCCCCACCGCCCTCCGTTTCCCCAAAGCCTCCGCGGGCCAGGACATCCCAGCCCGCAACCGGATGGACGGCCTGGACATCCTCTACCGAGGCGAACACCAACCCCTCGACGTCCTCCTGGTCTCCGCAGGCGTGCTCGCCGGCCCAGCCCTGGCCGCGGCGGAACTCCTTGCCCACCACCACATCGGCGTCACCGTCGTCGACCCCCGCTGGCTGTTCCCGATCAACCCGACCCTGGTCCACCTCGCCGCACGACACCGCCTCGTCGTGACCGTCGAGGACGGCCTGCGCACCGGCGGCCTGGGCACCGCACTCGCCCAGGCCTGCGCGGACGCCCGGGTCGCCACCCCCGTGCACAACCTCGGCCTGCCAGCGGCGTTCCTGGACCACGGCGCCCGCGGCGACATCCTCACCGCCTGCGGCCTGGACGCGGAGAACATCGCCGACACCGTCCGCGCCCTGTTCGAGCACCCCGCCCCGCTGAAAGGCCTGCTCCGATGA
- the ispH gene encoding 4-hydroxy-3-methylbut-2-enyl diphosphate reductase has protein sequence MVNAPPGGVLVADLLHDPEGEHLPCPAAPLLAGELVRHGVPVVTAPLPLNGPRTHHTWFDRGRLGPAGLGGASQPGAPEDLLRAAINAWAKVAGPRRILLASPRSFCAGVERAIEIVERTLETRTNPVYVRKQIVHNTYVVEDLAARGAIFVDELDEVPDGSTVVFSAHGVSPAVRTEANERGLEVIDGTCPLVTKVHAEARRYAARGDTIVLIGHAGHEEVEGTLGEAPEATILVETPADVVGLDLAGHQQVSYLTQTTLAIDETAEVIDALRTKFPRLHEPPTEDICYATTNRQHSLQAVIEESDLVLVVGSTNSSNSVRLVELSRRQGTPAQLIDRAGDIRPEWLAGVSAVGLTAGASAPPALVEEVVTALGGLGAVSRQEREVTRETVHFGLPAAVRRKGQPHDRPTP, from the coding sequence AGTCCCCGTCGTGACGGCCCCACTGCCGCTCAACGGCCCACGCACCCACCACACCTGGTTCGACCGCGGCCGACTCGGCCCCGCTGGCTTGGGTGGCGCAAGCCAGCCCGGCGCACCCGAGGATCTGCTGCGCGCCGCGATCAACGCCTGGGCGAAGGTGGCCGGACCACGCCGGATCCTGCTCGCCAGCCCACGCTCCTTCTGCGCCGGGGTGGAACGGGCGATCGAGATCGTCGAACGCACCCTGGAAACCCGGACCAACCCGGTCTACGTGCGCAAGCAGATCGTGCACAACACCTACGTGGTCGAGGACCTGGCCGCCCGCGGCGCGATCTTCGTCGACGAACTCGACGAGGTCCCCGACGGATCCACCGTCGTCTTCTCCGCCCACGGCGTCTCCCCCGCCGTCCGCACCGAGGCCAACGAACGCGGCCTCGAAGTCATCGACGGCACCTGCCCACTGGTCACCAAAGTGCACGCCGAAGCCCGCCGCTACGCCGCCCGCGGCGACACCATCGTGCTCATCGGCCACGCCGGACACGAAGAAGTCGAAGGCACCCTCGGCGAAGCCCCCGAAGCCACCATCCTGGTCGAGACCCCGGCGGACGTGGTCGGGCTGGATCTGGCCGGGCACCAGCAGGTCTCCTACCTCACCCAGACCACCCTGGCCATCGACGAGACCGCCGAGGTCATCGACGCGCTCCGGACGAAGTTCCCGCGACTGCACGAGCCGCCGACCGAGGACATCTGTTACGCCACCACGAATCGGCAGCACTCGCTGCAGGCGGTGATCGAGGAGTCCGACCTGGTCCTGGTGGTCGGCTCCACCAACTCCTCCAACTCGGTCCGGCTGGTCGAACTGTCCCGCCGCCAGGGCACCCCGGCCCAGCTCATCGACCGGGCGGGCGACATCCGGCCGGAATGGCTGGCCGGGGTATCCGCGGTGGGCCTGACCGCGGGTGCCTCCGCGCCACCGGCCCTGGTCGAGGAGGTGGTGACCGCGCTCGGCGGGCTCGGCGCGGTCAGCAGGCAGGAACGCGAGGTCACCCGCGAGACCGTCCACTTCGGACTCCCCGCCGCCGTGCGCAGAAAGGGACAACCCCATGACCGCCCTACGCCATAA